CGGATCCACGCAGCCCGACCCGATGTCAGGACGGGATCCACTCCCAGATCCGGATAAAGATCGCGTCGATCCCGCCCAGAATCGCCCCAAGGATCGCCGCCATCGCGATGACGAGCAGCGTCAGATTCCGTGTCGTTTCCTGATCCGGCCATGACACCTTGCGGATTTCCGCCATCGTGTCCCGCACCAGCGTCTGGAGCGACCCAATAAGTCCCGAGCGCTGCGCGCCCTTGCTTGTCGTCCTGGTCGACATGTCGCCTTCCTCGTCGCGTGGACCGTGGC
The Thermomicrobiales bacterium genome window above contains:
- the secE gene encoding preprotein translocase subunit SecE; amino-acid sequence: MSTRTTSKGAQRSGLIGSLQTLVRDTMAEIRKVSWPDQETTRNLTLLVIAMAAILGAILGGIDAIFIRIWEWIPS